In a genomic window of Verrucomicrobiales bacterium:
- a CDS encoding DUF1877 family protein produces MSIEASYRRITPQDFARLQDDAKAAESFFGTSLEDLDDPEKLTAQMQERDSSDRYLGIGTDWHALHFLLTGDGELKPHPLPPPPLGNVVQGGTETQWPCTYGHVRSLTRDEVRAVADALSRISVAEMRSRFSVATFNAAQVYPHGRRGCWTDEEAESVFEIYPRVVEFFQLAARDGDMILLSSD; encoded by the coding sequence ATGAGTATCGAAGCCAGCTACCGACGCATCACGCCGCAAGATTTCGCCCGACTCCAAGACGACGCGAAAGCCGCAGAGTCTTTCTTTGGCACGAGTTTGGAGGATTTGGACGACCCTGAGAAGTTGACGGCCCAGATGCAGGAGCGAGACAGCAGCGACCGCTACCTCGGCATCGGCACTGACTGGCACGCGCTCCACTTCTTGCTCACAGGCGATGGCGAGTTGAAGCCTCACCCGCTGCCGCCACCGCCGCTTGGGAATGTTGTGCAGGGAGGCACAGAGACACAGTGGCCTTGCACATACGGACACGTTCGGTCTCTTACGCGAGATGAGGTTCGCGCGGTTGCAGATGCATTGAGCAGAATTTCAGTTGCCGAGATGCGTTCTCGTTTCAGCGTGGCGACTTTCAATGCGGCGCAGGTTTATCCTCACGGCAGGCGAGGGTGCTGGACTGATGAGGAGGCAGAGTCGGTGTTTGAGATTTATCCGCGAGTCGTAGAGTTTTTCCAGTTAGCGGCTCGCGATGGAGACATGATTTTACTTTCATCAGATTGA